A stretch of the bacterium genome encodes the following:
- a CDS encoding TIGR02253 family HAD-type hydrolase: protein MIKAVVFDVDNTLVDFRKWKNAAVDAAIVAMIDAGLDLTAEQAHKKIYEIYDREGIEYQEVFDDLLHEVLGYVDYRILAAGIVAYRRAREGALVSYPHVSLALLRLFRMHLKLAVVSDAPRMQVWMRLVQLGVDMFFDAVVTFDDTGVRKPAPEPFRKALELLQVRPDEAVMVGDWAERDITGAKTLGMTTVFARYGDEFGTKVSGADFEISDVLELIPVVERLNSSGSQM from the coding sequence GTGATCAAGGCCGTAGTGTTCGACGTCGACAACACCCTCGTCGATTTCCGGAAGTGGAAGAACGCAGCCGTGGATGCGGCAATCGTTGCGATGATCGACGCCGGACTCGACCTGACGGCGGAGCAGGCGCACAAGAAGATATACGAAATCTACGACCGGGAAGGCATCGAGTATCAGGAGGTATTTGACGACCTGCTGCACGAGGTCCTCGGCTATGTCGACTACCGGATACTCGCCGCCGGCATCGTCGCCTACCGCCGCGCCCGCGAGGGAGCCTTGGTCTCCTACCCGCACGTCAGCCTGGCGCTGCTCAGGCTCTTCCGCATGCACCTCAAGCTGGCCGTGGTGTCGGACGCGCCGCGGATGCAGGTCTGGATGCGGCTGGTTCAACTCGGCGTGGACATGTTCTTCGACGCGGTCGTGACCTTCGATGATACGGGCGTGCGCAAGCCGGCGCCCGAGCCGTTCCGCAAGGCGCTGGAGCTGCTGCAGGTGCGGCCCGATGAAGCAGTCATGGTCGGCGACTGGGCCGAGCGCGATATCACCGGCGCCAAGACCCTGGGCATGACGACGGTGTTCGCCCGCTACGGCGACGAGTTCGGGACGAAGGTCTCGGGTGCTGACTTTGAGATTAGTGATGTGCTTGAGCTGATACCGGTTGTGGAGAGGCTGAACTCCAGTGGAAGTCAGATGTAA